A region from the Falco peregrinus isolate bFalPer1 chromosome 19, bFalPer1.pri, whole genome shotgun sequence genome encodes:
- the KRT8 gene encoding keratin, type II cytoskeletal 8 isoform X1, which yields MSVTITRKTVRSSSAVPGRSFSSHSYTAGPAVRMSTASAIGTYGGSRYGAGLYRGPAVVPGTGGGITAVSVNQSLLTPLNLEIDPSIQRVRKEEKEQIKTLNNKFASFIDKVRFLEQQNKMLETKWSLLQTQKTTRSNMSGLFEAYISSLRRQLEGLGQERLRLEAELGNMQGLVEEFKNKYEEEINHRTEKENEFVLLKKDVDEAYMNKVELESRLESLTDEINFLRQLYDEELRELQSQISDTSVVLSMDNNRRLDLDGIIAEVKAQYEDIANRSRAEAESMYQIKYEELKTTAGKHGDDLRNTRSEINELNRLIQRIQAEIEALKNQRASLETAIAEAEECGELALKDAKGKLAELEAALQKAKQDMARQLREYQELMNVKLALDIEIATYRKLLEGEESRLESGVQNLSIHSKTTGYSAAGFSGGFSGGFGGGFGTSFASSGYAVPPPVLESASLPKSRAIVIKKIETRDGKLVSESSDVLAS from the exons ATGTCTGTCACCATCACCAGGAAGACCGTGCGAAGCAGCTCGGCCGTACCCGGCCGTTCCTTCAGCTCCCACTCCTACACCGCAGGCCCTGCCGTGAGGATGAGTACGGCCTCAGCCATCGGTACCTACGGTGGGAGCCGCTACGGCGCTGGGTTGTACCGGGGTCCAGCTGTTGTGCCCGGGACAGGGGGTGGCATCACAGCCGTCAGTGTCAACCAGAGCCTCCTGACGCCCCTCAACCTGGAGATCGACCCCAGCATCCAGCGGGTGCgcaaggaggagaaggagcagaTCAAGACCCTCAACAACAAGTTTGCCTCCTTCATCGACAag GTCCGGTtcctggagcagcagaacaagATGCTGGAGACCAAGTGGAGCCTGCTGCAGACGCAGAAGACCACCCGCAGCAACATGAGCGGGCTCTTCGAGGCGTACATCAGCAGCCTGCGCCGCCAGCTCGAGGGCCTGGGCCAGGAGCGCCTGCGCCTGGAGGCCGAGCTGGGCAACATGCAGGGGCTGGTGGAGGAGTTCAAGAACAA GTACGAAGAAGAGATCAACCACCGCACCGAGAAGGAAAATGAGTTTGTTCTGCTCAAAAAG GACGTGGATGAAGCCTACATGAACAAGGTGGAGCTGGAGTCGCGGCTGGAGAGCTTGACCGACGAGATCAATTTCTTGAGACAGCTTTACGATGAG GAGCTCCGGGAGCTGCAGTCCCAGATCTCCGACACCTCCGTTGTCCTCTCCATGGACAACAACCGCCGCCTGGACCTGGACGGGATCATCGCGGAGGTGAAGGCGCAGTACGAGGACATCGCCAACCGCAGCCGCGCCGAGGCTGAGAGCATGTACCAGATCAAG TATGAGGAGTTGAAGACGACGGCGGGGAAGCACGGCGACGACCTGCGCAACACCCGCAGCGAGATCAACGAGCTCAACAGGCTGATCCAGAGGATCCAGGCGGAGATCGAGGCGCTCAAGAACCAG CGAGCCAGCTTGGAGACCGCCATCGCGGAGGCGGAGGAGTGCGGGGAGCTGGCCCTGAAGGATGCCAAGGGGAAGCTggctgagctggaggcagctctgcagaaggcGAAGCAGGACATGGCCCGGCAGCTGCGCGAGTACCAGGAGCTGATGAACGTCAAGCTGGCCCTGGACATCGAGATCGCGACCTacaggaagctgctggagggCGAGGAGAGCAG GCTGGAGTCCGGCGTGCAGAACCTCAGCATCCACAGCAAGACGACGGGGTACTCGG CAGCTGGCTTCAGCGGGGGCTTCAGTGGGGGCTTCGGGGGAGGCTTCGGCACCTCCTTTGCCAGCTCTGGCTACGCCGTGCCCCCCCCGGTTCTGGAGAGCGCATCCCTCCCCAAGTCCCGCGCCATCGTCATCAAGAAGATCGAGACTCGTGACGGCAAGTTGGTGTCTGAGTCCTCCGACGTCCTGGCCAGCTGA
- the KRT8 gene encoding keratin, type II cytoskeletal 8 isoform X2 — MSVTITRKTVRSSSAVPGRSFSSHSYTAGPAVRMSTASAIGTYGGSRYGAGLYRGPAVVPGTGGGITAVSVNQSLLTPLNLEIDPSIQRVRKEEKEQIKTLNNKFASFIDKVRFLEQQNKMLETKWSLLQTQKTTRSNMSGLFEAYISSLRRQLEGLGQERLRLEAELGNMQGLVEEFKNKYEEEINHRTEKENEFVLLKKDVDEAYMNKVELESRLESLTDEINFLRQLYDEELRELQSQISDTSVVLSMDNNRRLDLDGIIAEVKAQYEDIANRSRAEAESMYQIKYEELKTTAGKHGDDLRNTRSEINELNRLIQRIQAEIEALKNQRASLETAIAEAEECGELALKDAKGKLAELEAALQKAKQDMARQLREYQELMNVKLALDIEIATYRKLLEGEESRLESGVQNLSIHSKTTGYSAGFSGGFSGGFGGGFGTSFASSGYAVPPPVLESASLPKSRAIVIKKIETRDGKLVSESSDVLAS; from the exons ATGTCTGTCACCATCACCAGGAAGACCGTGCGAAGCAGCTCGGCCGTACCCGGCCGTTCCTTCAGCTCCCACTCCTACACCGCAGGCCCTGCCGTGAGGATGAGTACGGCCTCAGCCATCGGTACCTACGGTGGGAGCCGCTACGGCGCTGGGTTGTACCGGGGTCCAGCTGTTGTGCCCGGGACAGGGGGTGGCATCACAGCCGTCAGTGTCAACCAGAGCCTCCTGACGCCCCTCAACCTGGAGATCGACCCCAGCATCCAGCGGGTGCgcaaggaggagaaggagcagaTCAAGACCCTCAACAACAAGTTTGCCTCCTTCATCGACAag GTCCGGTtcctggagcagcagaacaagATGCTGGAGACCAAGTGGAGCCTGCTGCAGACGCAGAAGACCACCCGCAGCAACATGAGCGGGCTCTTCGAGGCGTACATCAGCAGCCTGCGCCGCCAGCTCGAGGGCCTGGGCCAGGAGCGCCTGCGCCTGGAGGCCGAGCTGGGCAACATGCAGGGGCTGGTGGAGGAGTTCAAGAACAA GTACGAAGAAGAGATCAACCACCGCACCGAGAAGGAAAATGAGTTTGTTCTGCTCAAAAAG GACGTGGATGAAGCCTACATGAACAAGGTGGAGCTGGAGTCGCGGCTGGAGAGCTTGACCGACGAGATCAATTTCTTGAGACAGCTTTACGATGAG GAGCTCCGGGAGCTGCAGTCCCAGATCTCCGACACCTCCGTTGTCCTCTCCATGGACAACAACCGCCGCCTGGACCTGGACGGGATCATCGCGGAGGTGAAGGCGCAGTACGAGGACATCGCCAACCGCAGCCGCGCCGAGGCTGAGAGCATGTACCAGATCAAG TATGAGGAGTTGAAGACGACGGCGGGGAAGCACGGCGACGACCTGCGCAACACCCGCAGCGAGATCAACGAGCTCAACAGGCTGATCCAGAGGATCCAGGCGGAGATCGAGGCGCTCAAGAACCAG CGAGCCAGCTTGGAGACCGCCATCGCGGAGGCGGAGGAGTGCGGGGAGCTGGCCCTGAAGGATGCCAAGGGGAAGCTggctgagctggaggcagctctgcagaaggcGAAGCAGGACATGGCCCGGCAGCTGCGCGAGTACCAGGAGCTGATGAACGTCAAGCTGGCCCTGGACATCGAGATCGCGACCTacaggaagctgctggagggCGAGGAGAGCAG GCTGGAGTCCGGCGTGCAGAACCTCAGCATCCACAGCAAGACGACGGGGTACTCGG CTGGCTTCAGCGGGGGCTTCAGTGGGGGCTTCGGGGGAGGCTTCGGCACCTCCTTTGCCAGCTCTGGCTACGCCGTGCCCCCCCCGGTTCTGGAGAGCGCATCCCTCCCCAAGTCCCGCGCCATCGTCATCAAGAAGATCGAGACTCGTGACGGCAAGTTGGTGTCTGAGTCCTCCGACGTCCTGGCCAGCTGA